In the Fibrobacter sp. UWR3 genome, TCGATATAGGAATTGATGGTGAACGGGGAATCGTCGCCAACCACCGCCTTCGTCGCGTGGATGACGAACACCGCACGGCCGTTGCGGAAATCAATCTGGTAGCCGAACGGGCGCAGGGGCAGTTCCACGCCGGAAAGGCTGTAGTAGCGGAGCGCCGACTCGAGCGGCTTGATGTAGAAGGTCTTTTCGAGGGTGGAATCGGTCAGGTTCTTGCCGGGGCCGACCGGAATAAAGGCGCGGGCATACACCACGAGCGAGTCGCCCACCTCAAGCTGAATTTTTGTCACGTCGCTTATGGGTTTTTCGCACTTGCTATCCTCGCAAAACTGCACTCCGGGCACGTAGTAGTTGTACACGCGGGCGATAGAGTACGTGCCATCGTTCTCGAGGGCGGTACCCACCGCGACGTTGTAGATGGGGTAAAGCGCATCGAAGATGACGCCCTGCACGCCGGTCTCGCCGGAGTTCACGACCTTCATGTGCGAAATCTTGTCGCCGCCGTTCTGGAGGGTGAGGCTGACGGAATCGGAATTCGCCTTGGGCGCATAGACGTAGAAGTCCTTGTTCGGAATTGCGTTCGCCGGGATGGCGTCCATGTCGGCAGGGACGACGAACAGGCCCACACCCTTAGCTCCCGCCTCGAGCCGCTGGTACACGCAACGCGGGTCCGGTTCACTGCCCGAGTAGTCGATGCAGTCCACCGTCTCTTGCGCCAAAAGCCCTGCCGGGAGCAACAGCAACCACAGGAGCAAACACGCGATATTTCGATTCAGGAACTGCATAAAAACCTCAAAAACGGACAATACGACACGTATAGACCATAATACATTATTAAATGTATCTTTTTTTTTAGGAAAATGGGGCGACAGGAGGAGCGTTTCTATTCCATCTTGGAATAAACATCGAGCACGACCGTATCCATAAATAGCCATCCCCGCCCGACTAGGCGGAAAACGCCCCCGGAAAGCTCGGCATAGCCCTCCGATACCCACCTCGAAAGGGCCTCTTCCGGAACAGAAAATCCCAGTTTCTTGAGTCCGTCAAGGCGCATTCCATACTTTGTACGTAACGAGAGCTGCACGTATTCGGCGGCAACATCCTCGGGAGTGAGCGCATCGAGCGTGAGCCCCTCCCTCGGGCAGCCGTTTTTCACATATTCGCGCCATCTTGCATACTTTTCGGGGGCGTAGAACCGCACTCCCCCGTAGAACCCGTGGGCGCTCGGCCCGAAGGCCAGGTACTCCCCGCGGTTCCAGTAGTTCAGGTTGTGCAGGCTTTCCTCGCCCGCGCGGGCGAAATTCGACGTCTCGTACCGCGAAAAGCCGCATTTTTCGAGCAATTCGACGCTTTTCAGGTACATTTCCGCATACAGGTCCTCGTCTATGGTCTCGAGACCCTTGGAAACGCGGATTCCCAGGCGCTTCGCCGGGTCGACCTTGAGCCCGTAGAGGCTGATGTGCCCGACTCCGCTACCCGCGAGCCGTTCCACGTCTTGCAGGAGGTCGTCCAGCGATTGCCCCGGCAGGTCGAACATGAGGTCCGCGTTCACCCGCAGGTTCCCGCCCGAAAGGAGCAGGTCCAGCGCGCGCATGCCCGTTTCTACGCTGTGGGAGCGCCCCACCCGGTCGAGCAGGCGCTGGTGCAGGCTCTGGAGCCCGAGACTCGCCCGCGTGATACCGCATTCCCGGGCCACGGCCAGCCTTTCCGCGTCGCAGGATTCCGGATTGAACTCAAAAGTCGCCTCCTTCAGGCAGCCAAAATCGAGCCCCGCGCCCGCAAGGATCCCGAAAAGGCGGGTCATCTGCTCGGGCGAGAGCGCAGAAGGCGTCCCGCCACCCACGTAGAGCGTCTCGACCGCCGAAAATGCCCCCGGATGCCTTTCCGCGAAGGCGGAAACCTCCCTCAATACCAAGTCCAAATATTCCAACTTCAACCATTCGGGAGCCGGAAACGCGTGAAAATCGCAATAATCGCAGATTTTCTTGCAAAAAGGGACATGAATATACAGGCCAAGCATCTTTTTTAAGAATTTTTGATAATTTTGGGCATACTTTTTGTAAAAATTTAATTTATATCCGTAAACATGGAAGACCCGAAGAACAAAAAATTCAT is a window encoding:
- the hemW gene encoding radical SAM family heme chaperone HemW, producing MLGLYIHVPFCKKICDYCDFHAFPAPEWLKLEYLDLVLREVSAFAERHPGAFSAVETLYVGGGTPSALSPEQMTRLFGILAGAGLDFGCLKEATFEFNPESCDAERLAVARECGITRASLGLQSLHQRLLDRVGRSHSVETGMRALDLLLSGGNLRVNADLMFDLPGQSLDDLLQDVERLAGSGVGHISLYGLKVDPAKRLGIRVSKGLETIDEDLYAEMYLKSVELLEKCGFSRYETSNFARAGEESLHNLNYWNRGEYLAFGPSAHGFYGGVRFYAPEKYARWREYVKNGCPREGLTLDALTPEDVAAEYVQLSLRTKYGMRLDGLKKLGFSVPEEALSRWVSEGYAELSGGVFRLVGRGWLFMDTVVLDVYSKME